Part of the Flavobacterium alkalisoli genome is shown below.
AGCGATGGCGATGGTTGTAGTGATGCTAATGAAGCATACGGCCTTGCAGATGCCGACGGTAACGATGGGGATATGTATTTTGGAGTTGGTACTGTTGCCGTAAATCCTGACGGTACGGTCATAGGTGCTTCTTATGCAGGTACAAATAATAATGTTGTTTCGGTAGGTTCTGAAAGTACAATAGATACTCAACCTACAGAGCAAACAGGTATAATAGCTGCTAATGCTACATTTAGCGTTGCTGTTTCAGGAGGATCAGGAACTACAAACTACCAATGGCAGGAAAGTACTGATAATGGTACTACTTGGGCAGATATTACAGATGGTGGTGTATACAGTAATGCTACTACTAATGCCCTTACCATAACAGGTGTTACAGCATTAATGGACGGATATCATTATAGGGTTGTAATTACACAATCTGATTTTATTTGTGCGAATGTTATATCAGACGCTGCCAATCTTTGTGTAGTATCACAGGCAACAGCTGCTGTAGATTATAGCAATAATACATGTAATATAGTTACTGTAACAGGTAATGTTCCTGTACTTGGTACAGGTATGTGGAGCGTGATTACAGGTACAGGCGGTGCCTTTACTCTTGATACCGATGCGGTAACTACTTTTACGGGTACACCTGGCGCAACCTATGTTTTAAGATGGACCATAACTAACGGAAGCTGCTTTACAGAAGGTGACGTAACGGTAAATCTTCCGGCTCCGCCAGCTCTTTCAATAGGATCTCAGGTTGATGTACTTTGTAACGGACAATCAACAGGTGAAGCTACTGTAGGTGTTACCGGAGGTTTAGCTCCGTATACTTATTTATGGAGTAACGGACAGACTACAGCTACCGCAACCGGACTGGCAGCGGGTAACTATACTGTTACTGTAACGGATGCTAACGGATGTTCGGCAACTCAGGACTTTACTATAAATGAACCTACTGCACTTAATGTTTCGTCAACTCAGGTTAATGTACTATGTAATGGTGCAGCAACAGGTGAGGCTGCACTAACAGTAACAGGAGGTGTTGCTCCTTATACTTATTTATGGAGTGACGGACAAACTACAGCTACTGCAACAGGACTTGTGGCAGGAGATTACAGTGTTATAGTAACCGATGATAACGGATGTACTTATAACGAAGACTTTACTATTGATGAGCCGGATGCTATTACGGCAACACCAAATACCAACCAGGTAGATGTACTTTGTAATGGTGATGCAACCGGTGAAGCTACTATAGTAGTTACAGGCGGTATGGCTCCGTATTCTTACTTATGGAATGATGGTCAAACAACAGCTACTGCAACAGGACTTGCGGCAGGACTTTATTCGGTAGAAGTAACCGATGATAATGGCTGTGTGTTTAACTATGACTTTACAATTAACGAACCTGCTGCATTAGCAATTGCGGCTTCACAAACCGATGCTTTATGTTATGGTGCTTCAACAGGTACTGCTTCAGTAGTGGTATCAGGAGGTGTTAGCCCTTATACATACGAATGGAGTAACGGTGAAACTACAGATGCTATTTCAGATATTCCTTCGGGAGATTACTATGTAACCGTTACCGATGATAACGGATGTACCTTAGTACAAAACTTTACCATAAACGAACCTACTGAAATGAATGTATTGGTAGATCAGGTAGATATATTATGTAATGGTGCTGCGACGGGTGAGGCTACTGTAACAGTATCAGGTGGTGTTGGCCCGTATACTTATTTATGGAGTGACGGACAAACTACAGCTACCGCAACAGGGCTTGTGGCAGGTATATATTACGTAACCATAACTGATGATAACGGTTGTACTTTTAATCAGGAGTTTGGTTTTGGGGAGCCTGACGCAATTACTGCTACACCTAATACAACACAGTCGGATGTTCTTTGTAACGGAGAATCCAATGGTGAGGCTACCATAGCAGTAACAGGCGGTGTTGATCCGTATACTTATTTATGGAGTGACGGACAGACTACAGCTACTGCAACAGGGCTGGCAGCCGGTCCTTACTCTGTTGAGGTAACCGATGCTAACGGTTGTATATTTAATTATGACTTTACAATAAACGAACCAGCCCTGTTAACGGGTGCTGCTACACAGGCCGATGTACTGTGTAACGGTAACGCTACAGGTACTGCTACAATTACGGTTTCGGGTGGTGTTGCTCCATATACTTATGCATGGAGTAACGGACAAACAACTGCTACGGCTACTGCACTTGCTGCAGGCGATTACAGCGTGGTTGTAACCGACACTAACGGATGTACTATAACTCAGGATTATACAATTACAGAGCCTACATTACTTACAACTACTTCAAGTGGTGTGAATATAACATGTTATAATGCGGCAAACGGATCGGCTACGGTAGTTGCTGCGGGTGGTGTAACCCCGTATACTTATTTATGGAGTAATGGTGAAACTACTTCAACCATATCAAACCTTACCCCAGGAGCTTATACAGCTACGGTTACCGATGCTCACGGATGTACATCTGCATCTACAGTTATTATAACCCAGCCACAAGTATTAACGGGTTACATAGCACAAACTAATGTGGCTTGTAATGGAGGCGGTAACGGTGCTGCTACTATTAACGTAAATGGTGGTACGGCTCCGTATACTTATGTTTGGAATACAGGTTCTACGGCTCAAACAATAGCAGGGCTTTCGGCAGGTAGTTACAGTGTAACCATTACCGATGCTAACGGATGCCAACTGGTAAGAAATGCAACTATAACTCAGCCTTCACCATTATTTATTGCTGCGGGTCAGGTAAACCCAACCTGTGTAAGCTCTAATAACGGTACGGCAAGCGTTACGGCTTACGGAGGTACTGCACCATATACTTACTTATGGTCTACAGGTGCTACCACTACAACAATTTCTAACCTGGCAGCAGGTAGTTATACTGTTTTTGTAACCGATGCTCACGGATGTACAGAAAACAGTGTAGTAAACATTCAGGGACTTCCGGCTGCATCTATAACAGCTCAACCAGCTGATGAACTTGCTGTTAACGACGGTAATGCTCACTTTGTGGCTACAGTTGCCAATGCGCTTACTTACCAATGGCAGGAAAGCGTAGACGGTGGTGTTACATGGAATAATGTGGTTAACGGAGGTGTAAACCCAACTTACATGGGAGCGCAAACCAATACACTTGTTTTGGTACATATTCCTTTAAGCCATAACGGACGCACATATAGGGTTATAATTAACGGAGTAATAGGCTGTACTCAAACAACCCAGCCTGCTTTACTGACTGTAACCAATAATATTTGGGCAACCGATGACGACTTTACGAACAATCCTGTTTACACAGGAAACGGAGGTATAGCCGGAAACATATTTGATAACGATACATTTAACGGAGGTTCTGTAAGCGGAGCAGACGTTACTGTAAGTATTGTTAATGATGGCGGACTTACAGGTGTATCTATTGATGCCGATGGTAATTTAATAGTGCCGGTAGGGGCAACTCCGGGTACTTATGTGGTAGTTTATGAGATTTGTAATACCGATGTAACAACAAGTTGCGATACGGCCGAAGTTACGGTTGTAGTTTCTTCAGTATTAGGGATAGAAGACTTTACAGTTATAAAACCGGAAGTATATCCTAATCCTGCTACTACAGAAGTGTTTATCAAACTTCCTGAAAATACTTATACAGAGGGTATGCATTTAGCTATTTACGACCTTAACGGAAGGCTGGTTAAACAACAGGTAATTACATCTGAACTTACAAGGGTAGATATTGAGGCGCTTGAAGCAGCCGAGTATATACTTACCATTGCTACAGAACAGGGTACTGTTTCTAAGAGGATAGTAAAGAGAAGATAATAAACTCTTACAAATAAAAAATCCCCACGTGAAAGCGTGGGGATTTTTGTTTATAGACGTTTTGTATTTTGTAGTTGTTTTATTTAGAAGCGGTAATCTCCTTTTTTACTTTGGCAGGAAGCTTATCAAATACCAGCTGATATGCAGCAGGAAGATATTTTTCCCATTCTTTTTTAGTGAAGCGGTTAATGTCGTCTGCCTGTACCCATTTGTAGCGGGCAAGGTATGGGGCAGGGATAATGCCTTCACGTTGGGTAAGCTCCTCAAAATCATCAGCAGATACCTTAAATGATGCGTTGTGAGGAACGCTGTCTGGTGAGGTGATAAGAAACATCTTTTCTCCTACATTAAAGCAAAGGTGGTCTTCCCATTTAATATCATAGGTTACACCGGGTAATGTCGCACAAATATTTTGAAGTTCTTCTATTGTCATTAATGCAAATCAATTAATATAAGTTCATCATTATTTACTTTAGAAACTTTGTATTTCTTTTTTACAGGCAGGCCTCTAACTAAGGTTTCCATTTCTAT
Proteins encoded:
- a CDS encoding T9SS type A sorting domain-containing protein; translated protein: MISKKLLNLALTFFAVFAYQAAFSQCANQGTDPSQDFDCDGVINSIDLDDDNDGILDTDECNLTLAETTFNLFAPPNYYSPNETWNIVISGETGTNISFLGSNYTIPASQTLVINVTGGQIPDVANNTVESGKSLLLTADLPVTIIHELTGDFVSDSWVVLPEKIWGNNYRLFSYTSGLNADNNQYAIIYSATDNNNVLVKDKTGAIQKNITLNAGQTYLQTAGATDMTGWTVESTYNVGVIVGVKCANSGIDYCDNIDEMLLPTNLLGTKFYISNSASNTTYVMADANNTTVTLNGSVVTTLANAGDVYSFNVSASALNVVETSNSATVWQLSPNNTDPAWQLVLDESKAVKSFNFSIPTSMTISNVLALIVPTASTSLVLYNGNPVTGWTPYPSHPNISYAEVSGIAAGTAINVTSTTGNVPILSSYTGIGDYITNSTAPSIGNFSVEDGSQSFADCGDTDNDGFLDYMDLDSDGDGCSDANEAYGLADADGNDGDMYFGVGTVAVNPDGTVIGASYAGTNNNVVSVGSESTIDTQPTEQTGIIAANATFSVAVSGGSGTTNYQWQESTDNGTTWADITDGGVYSNATTNALTITGVTALMDGYHYRVVITQSDFICANVISDAANLCVVSQATAAVDYSNNTCNIVTVTGNVPVLGTGMWSVITGTGGAFTLDTDAVTTFTGTPGATYVLRWTITNGSCFTEGDVTVNLPAPPALSIGSQVDVLCNGQSTGEATVGVTGGLAPYTYLWSNGQTTATATGLAAGNYTVTVTDANGCSATQDFTINEPTALNVSSTQVNVLCNGAATGEAALTVTGGVAPYTYLWSDGQTTATATGLVAGDYSVIVTDDNGCTYNEDFTIDEPDAITATPNTNQVDVLCNGDATGEATIVVTGGMAPYSYLWNDGQTTATATGLAAGLYSVEVTDDNGCVFNYDFTINEPAALAIAASQTDALCYGASTGTASVVVSGGVSPYTYEWSNGETTDAISDIPSGDYYVTVTDDNGCTLVQNFTINEPTEMNVLVDQVDILCNGAATGEATVTVSGGVGPYTYLWSDGQTTATATGLVAGIYYVTITDDNGCTFNQEFGFGEPDAITATPNTTQSDVLCNGESNGEATIAVTGGVDPYTYLWSDGQTTATATGLAAGPYSVEVTDANGCIFNYDFTINEPALLTGAATQADVLCNGNATGTATITVSGGVAPYTYAWSNGQTTATATALAAGDYSVVVTDTNGCTITQDYTITEPTLLTTTSSGVNITCYNAANGSATVVAAGGVTPYTYLWSNGETTSTISNLTPGAYTATVTDAHGCTSASTVIITQPQVLTGYIAQTNVACNGGGNGAATINVNGGTAPYTYVWNTGSTAQTIAGLSAGSYSVTITDANGCQLVRNATITQPSPLFIAAGQVNPTCVSSNNGTASVTAYGGTAPYTYLWSTGATTTTISNLAAGSYTVFVTDAHGCTENSVVNIQGLPAASITAQPADELAVNDGNAHFVATVANALTYQWQESVDGGVTWNNVVNGGVNPTYMGAQTNTLVLVHIPLSHNGRTYRVIINGVIGCTQTTQPALLTVTNNIWATDDDFTNNPVYTGNGGIAGNIFDNDTFNGGSVSGADVTVSIVNDGGLTGVSIDADGNLIVPVGATPGTYVVVYEICNTDVTTSCDTAEVTVVVSSVLGIEDFTVIKPEVYPNPATTEVFIKLPENTYTEGMHLAIYDLNGRLVKQQVITSELTRVDIEALEAAEYILTIATEQGTVSKRIVKRR
- a CDS encoding MmcQ/YjbR family DNA-binding protein encodes the protein MTIEELQNICATLPGVTYDIKWEDHLCFNVGEKMFLITSPDSVPHNASFKVSADDFEELTQREGIIPAPYLARYKWVQADDINRFTKKEWEKYLPAAYQLVFDKLPAKVKKEITASK